TCCAGCGCGTTCATAGCATATCCCCAGCCGTGATTGCTCTTGATGCCTGCGCGTTCCAGCGCCTGCTGCATCGTGTCGGCTGTTAAGACCCCAAAAATGGTCGGCACCCCCGTTTGAAAGGCGATCGCGGCAATGCCTTTAGCCACTTCATTCGCGACGTAATCGAAATGCGGAGTCTGACCGCGAATAATCGCACCCAGACAAATGATGGCATCGTAACGCCCCGAGAGTGCCAGCTGGCGGGCAACGATCGGTAGCTCGAAGCTACCCGGCACCCAAGCATAATCGACCTGCGTGCTGTCCGGGCTGACATCAACGCCGTGGCGCTTGAGACAATCCTGACAACCCGCGAGTAGCTTGCCCGTAACCAAGTCGTTAAACCGGCCGATCGCGATCGCGAACCGCGCGGATCCAGCATCGGCAAACGATCCTTCAAAAACAGCCATAAGAGAAGCGCTCGAATGCGCGTAAAGTCCAGAGCCCCTCGCATGTGCTGCCCGCTGCGGCCGTCCACAAGGGAGCGAGAGCACCACCTCAGTCTGCGCAACTCGGTTCGGGAGTGAAGATTCTACTGGGAGTTACAGCTCGTGACCCAAACAAGACCAATTGCCAGTCAACGGGAGAAGGCTGGAGTTCAGCAGCTTTGCAGATCGGATGCAAATTCCGAACGCGGGCACGACCGAGTTATAAGAAAGCGTTAGTAGAGTCCCTGCAGGTAGACCGGTTAGGGTCAAACCGAGGAACCGCGTCGACTCGGAAACCCCGGCTTGAGACTGTATGAATCACTAAACCACAAAAAAGTTGAGCAAGCCGACCAGGATGACGAGTACCACCCACAGCCCGGACCCAACAAACAGCAGCGGCTTCGAGGCACTCCAACTCTGCGGTGAAGCATACGCAACGGGTACTCCAACCACCATCAGGAAAGACAAAAGCACCAACGCTGCTAGCGATACTTGGAACAAAATCGACATTTTTTCAGGTTCTCCCCAAACAGCAATCTTATGAACGCGTACCTCAACCACACGCGAACGTATCCTAGAAAATAAGCTACCAGAAATCCTGTCCTGCTGTCTGCTGCAGGCAAGAACGCTGCGTTTCGAGAATCGCTAAGAATGTACCTGCGGGCGCACCTTCAGGCGCACCAAGATTGCCGTGATGTTATCGTGACCGTTATATTCGTTTGCAAAATCGACCAACGCTTGCAGTCCCTGACGGATATCGGCTTTTGAGCCGAGCAGCGGAACGAGGTAATCGTCGGCATGCAACTCGAGCAAGTTGCGATCGGATAAGCCATCGGAGCACAGCAGCAGCAGCGTGTCTTCGGTCACATCAAGGGTCTGGATTTCCGGAGAAATTGAATTGCTTTCGCGCGGACCGAGGGCTTGCGTGAGCTGAAATGCATCGGGTCGGTTGTAGGCAAGTTCGGGATCGACGCCGCGTCGAATGTCGCGCTGCCCGACCTCGTGATCGACCGAGAGCTGCTCTAAACCGTGTTTGCGAGTCACGCGATAGATCCGACTGTCCCCGACGTGCGCGATCGCAACTTGCGTGTCCTGTACGAGCGCCAACACGAGGGTCGTGCCCATTCGCGCCAGTCCCGAGCTAGACTGCGCCTGGTTGATCGCGAAAATCTTCTCGTTGGCAGTCAGTATGCCCTCACACACGGTGTCTTCATCGGGTAGGCGATCGTGCCAGCGATCGTGGAAATACTCCAGCAAGGACTCTACTGCCATGCGGCTGGCAACTTCGCCGGCAGCGTGACCGCCCATACCGTCGCAGACGATGTAAAGCCCGCGCGCGCGGGCGCTACCTTGGAGCGGAGTCTCATGGCGCTCCCAGAGACTTTCCATCCCGAAAAAATCCTCGTTATGCTCGCGGCGGCGGCCGATATCAGTACAGCCAGCATCGCTCAGCGCGAGCACCTGTAGCGGCAGGGCGACAGTTGGGACGTCTTCGGAGCCGGTGAGAGCTGCCGTTTTCACGTCGCTTCCATCCCAACCATCGTCGCTGGCAAATGGGACACGAGCGTCCCCCGCACTAACATTTCCAGCTTGCATCGCGAGTGACTGGAGGGATTGCTGTAACTGCTCTACCGTCGCGATCGCGCCGCCGGCCAAATCGTCGCAGAGTTGAGCCAGGAGGGGCTTTTCCAGTCGGTTGCATCTAGCATGAAACCCCTGCCAGAGCCTGCCTAAATCCTGAAGCGACAGTCGAGTCCTAGGTGGATCGGGATAAAGCTGGCACAAGCACAACACCCGGTCTTCATCGAGGCGTAAGTTCTCTGCAACGAGCAGACTCTGTTGGCAGCCAACTTCGCCGAGGGGCTGCCAAAGCTTGCCCATAGCTGCCAACCACCACAGCAATTCCATCAGCGGTGGCCGATCGCGCACCCAGATCTCACTCAACATCGACCAATCGCTACGGTCGTTGACTAACACCGCAACGCGATCGCCCGATTGCCAGGCTTCACGGATGGCGGGAATAGACGGCATGAGATGTTTGGCAAGTTGCAGGTACGGTGCGACGTGGGTTTGAAAGACCTCTCGACTGTTGCCAAGACACTGACTGCCAAGGATATCGAGGCCGGTGCGCTGGAGCGGCTGTTCGTCGAGGACGCGCGCGCGCGCCGGACCTACTTCGGCAGGCGGCGTCCCCAGCAATCGATAGCGCTGTTTAGTGTCGAGATAGCTAGCACCAGAAGCAAACGTGCCGGCAAACTTTAGCGACCGCATCGGAAGGGTACTCGGACCCAGTGCATCCTCAAAACGGGGTGTAAGGGGAGTTAAGATCGCTAGTAATGTAGTGCCGGTCTGCGCGCCGCAATTGCTACAAATAAGGTCGCGCCGCGCCACATCCGCACCGCAATCGGGGCACGGCGCGTGAGTCAGAGACGTTCCGCAGCTCTGACAAATTTCCGCATTGAGAGCGTTTTCGAACTGGCACTGCGGACAAATCAGCATAGCGGGGACGATCGCAGTGGGCTGCGCGCAACAGGCAACTTCGTACGCCAGTTTAGCTCGACTTCACGCGGGTGCGCCTCACTGAAATTATGGGAAATTAAGGTGGTTAGACTGCTTTCGATCGCCTAGCATAAGCTCAATCCAGGTCATACCAAAGACCGCAGGCGAGTGGTTGTCCGGACGATTGCGGCGAGCGATCTTCAAATCCAAGTAAAAACCGAAAGCCCTCAAACGCTCCCCTCCCCTCAAACGTTCCCATATCGAGGATGTGGCAAATTGTCTGATTTTAACTGCTTCTGCAGGTATCAGTTTTGCAAGTATCGGTAAGCTTAAATCAATAAATTAGTATTGCTCGTGCTCTGCAGTCTGTTTGACCTAGCGCATCAATTGTTAATCCTTGCAGGGCTGCAGCTTATAACTTATTAGGAGCGAGAGTCCCATCAACTTACGCGAACCGACGGTATATTGCGCCTTGCAGGATCTGCCAATTTAACCCGCTCCCGAGCCAGACGCTCTCTGTTCTGAATTCGAGCGCGATCTGCCTGTTCGACGCACGATCGAAATTCTACTGGGCAAACGCACCGCAATTTTGAAAATCTCGATCGGCTCGTCCAACACCTGTGATTTCTGGTCCAGTCAATTGCTGACTCTTAAACGACCGCAACCCATCGCGAGTCCCTCGAAACTGCTCTCGGATGCCTCGGCGACGATGAATTCGCACTGCTCGTTCGGCAAATTGCTTTGAGCGATCGCCCACAGCCCTAAGGCTGTGCCGAATACCTATAGTTCCAAGATGGCATTAGCCTCTTAACAAAACTCGAAACTTCATCTCCTCCTTTTTTGTCCGGTAATCGCTGGGGAGTGAGTTCCCAGTTGCTTATATCCTGCGTGCAGTAGCGTGGCACGCAATGTCGAGGCTAATCGAGTTGCTCGAATGTTTGCTGTTGCTCTTCCTCCTGCTTTAAGGGCAGAGGAACCGTTTCATATTCGGGTAGGTTGAGCGCAGGGCGTTCGGTGACGTCGCGCGGAATCAGTGCTGGCAGCGGTTCGGGGCGATCGAGCCAGCAGCTGGCGATCGGCAGCATTCGCTCTAGATCTTCTAGCAAGCGAGGAATCACCATCACAGCATTGAGTTCGCCGATGCGCTCGGCTTCAGCCATGCCCGCATCGACTGCCACCGCCACGTTGGCAACCGTTCCACGCACGATCGCAGTGCACAAGCCGTCGCCGATGGTTTCGTAAGCAGCAAGCTGCACGTCGGCCGACTTGAGCATGGCATCCGCTGCTCCGACCATGGCTGGGAAGCCGCGTGTTTCTAATAGGCCGATCGCGCGATTGCTTAGCCGACTGTACCCGCGCTCCTGCTGTGCGAGCTCTGCCAGTCGCGTTCCAATGGGAAAAATCGCCTCTAGGTTGGGCATCGGGCGAGCCATGACTATCTTCTGGACCAACTGCCCAAACTGGGCCGCCGTCTTGGCACCTTCCTCAACCGCCAAGCGCACATCAGCCGTCCGACCGCGCACGATTGCCGTGCAATAACCGCTGCCGATCTTTTCGTACCCGACCAGCGTCACGTCAGCAGATTTAAGCATCATGTCTGCCGTGCCAACGATGGCGGGGAAGCTGCGGGTCGAGACCATGCCTAAAGCACCGTCGCTTTGGGGGCGCTGGCGGCTGCCCAGTGCGCCGTTGCTAGGAGGAGGCTGGCGGTTCTCGGTCGAAAGCATGGCAGCTGGTTGTTCCATAATGAAATCTTAACTGGCCCAACAAAACTCGGCGGCCGGTGCGATAAGCCTAGGACAATAAAAATACAAATCGAAACTCACATCCAATACGCACGAATACCTAGCCATACCAGACGGCATGTTCGCACAAAACGATTCACAGCAACGCCCTCCCGATTGGCGATCGCACCTCGATCGCTTTGCCCAGATTCGCGCCCGCGAACTAGCAGCGCTCTGTTGGGGTTTACAGCAAGAATGGGGAGATCGTCCGGTTACTATCGGCATCGATTTACGGCCGCAGCCGCATTTTGTCTCCTGCACGCGCGAGGCACTCGAAACTCTCAACCGCAATGCTAATGGCATGCTTCGCGAACTTCTCGGAATTGTCGACGGCCACAAGCCCGAAAAAGAAGTGCTGCTGATCGCGATCGGAGAAGGGCAAATTAAACTCGTCAACTACGAACCCGACCTGGCTCCACCCGATTGCTTCGCTCAAGTCGACTGCGACCTCGATACACTGCTAACTGAATTAGAACGCGAGTTACAAGTTCAGCTACAGAACTAAATTGCAGGTACCAAGCTCGCGGAGCGACACCGAGCTCGGGCAACCGAGCACCTGCATCGACCGGACGGCATTTAGCGGACGGGCTTCATAGCCCCCTTCGATAACTTCCCTAACGACAAATTCCCGAACGAGAATTGCCCTAAAGACGAGCGGGTGGCAGGAAGAAACAAGATCTTCCGCGCCACCCGCAGGCGTTCGAATCAGCCGCGATCGTTAGTAACGAATGGCGTCCGGCTTGTACACGATGAAGCTAACCATCTGGCACTGACGGATGTTGTCGAAGCCGATGACGCGAATGTAAGAATTCGGATTCTCAGAACGGCACTCGCGTACTTCGTTAACGACTTCCTGCGCCGAGGTGGCATCGAACAACGGCAGCTTCCACAGCGTCCAGTGGTGGTTGTAGGGCGTGGGCTCCTCTTCAAATTCCACCGCTGGAATAAAGCCTTTCTCCAGCATGAACTGAATCTGCTTGGCAATCTGCTGGTCGGTCAGCGGCGGCAGATAGGACAGGGTTTCGTAGCGGCGCTCTTTAGGTAACGTCTTCATGGATCCAATCTCGTAGGTAATGTACGAAAAGTGCGAATCGGTCGGAGGAAACAAGCACTGGCAGCGCTCAGGTAGCAGCCTCACCATCGCTGGCAGGCGGGTCGTCATCGCTGCGGGCGGCATCGGTCGGCGGTTCGGGAGCTGGCTTCTCGGCTGACGGCGCATCTGGCGGCGGGACCTCCGAGAGCGGCTCTGCCGAGTCGGATTGCACTTGCGTGAGGCGCTCGAGCAGCTGACAGCGCGTGACGCGGTTGCTCTCGCGCAGACGAGTGCGCACCAAATCCATCAGCCCGTCCCCGAGGCGTTCGGCAATGTGCTCGCGGACGGTAAGGATCCGCAACACCAAATCTTTGCGCTCGACGATAAGGGATTGCAAGTAGGCTTCGCTGTCTTGGAATTTGCCGCTGCCGTCCGAGAACTGCCGCAGCCAAATCGCTTGCGGGGGGTTGGTTTCCGACAGCTGGGCGATAATCTGGCGTACGGCTTGGTAGGTCAGATAATCTTGCAGCGTCTTGGCCGTCTCGCGGACAATGCGGTCTAAATCCAATCGAAGCCTCCTGCGCGGGCCGGAATCGGTCTGGACGCGATCGCGTGCTTAGAGCGTGTCGACCGTCTCGTACTCGAACTTGATTTCCTTCCAGAGCTCGCACGCCACTTTCAGCTCGGGGCTCCAGCGAGCGGCTTCGCGGATGACGTCGTTGCCTTCGCGGGCCAGGTTACGACCTTCGTTACGCGCTTGGATGCAAGCTTCCAGCGCGACGCGGTTGGCCGTTGCGCCCGGTGCGTTGCCCCAGGGGTGACCGAGGGTACCGCCGCCAAACTGCAAGCAGGAGTCGTCTCCGAAGATGTCCACCAGCGCCGGCATGTGCCAGATGTGAATGCCACCCGATGCTACCGGCATCACGCCAGCCATCGACGCCCAGTCCTGGGTGAAGAAGATGCCGCGCTCGCGATCCTCTTCGATGTGGTCCTCGCGAATCAGGTCTACGAAGCCCATGGTGATGGCGCGATCGCCTTCCAGTTTGCCCACAACGGTACCGGTGTGCAGGTGGTCGCCACCCGACATGCGCAAGCACTTAGCGAGCACGCGGAAGTGCATGCCATGGTTCTTCTGACGGTCGATGACCGCGTGCATGGCGCGGTGGATGTGCATCAGCACGCCGTTGTCGCGGCACCAGCGTGCCAGGGTGGTGTTCGCCGTGAAGCCGCCGGTCAGATAGTCGTGCATCAAGATCGGCATCTCGCACTCTTTGACGAACTCCGCGCGCTTCATCATCTCTTCGCACGTGGGCGCGGTGACGTTCAGGTAGTGACCCTTCACTTCGCCGGTCTCGGCTTCCGCCTTCTTCACGGCTTCGGCGACGAACAGGAAGCGATCGCGCCAGCGCATGAACGGTTGCGAGTTGATGTTCTCATCGTCTTTGGTGAAGTCAAGACCGCCGCGCAAACACTCGTAGACAGCGCGACCGTAGTTCTTCGCAGAGAGACCCAGCTTCGGCTTGATCGTGCAGCCCAACAGCGGACGACCGTACTTGTTGAGCAGATCGCGCTCGACAGTGATGCCGTGGGGCGGACCTTGGAAGGTCTTCATGTAAGCGACCGGAATGCGCAGATCTTCCAGTCGCAGTGCTTTCAGTGCTTTGAAACCGAAGACATTGCCGACGATCGAAGTCAGCATGTTGGTGACGGAGCCTTCCTCGAACAGGTCGAGGGGATATGCCACGAACATGAAGTACTGGTTGTCTTCTCCGGGCACCGACTCGATATCGTAGCAGCGACCCTTGTAGCGATCGAGGTCTGTCAGACCGTCGGTCCATACCGTCGTCCAGGTACCGGTAGACGATTCTGCTGCTACCGCTGCGCCAGCTTCTTCCGGTGGAACCCCTGGCTGCGGCGTCACGCGAAATGCCGCCAAAATATCGGTTTCTTTCGGAGTGTAGTCGGGAGTGTAATAGGTCAGGGCATAATCTTTTACCCCAGCCTGAAACCCTTTGGATTTAGCTTGTACCATGTCCTCTGTGCTCCTGATGAGAAGTCGTTTGAAGCTAAGTTCGTGCAAGTCTGAGAAGGAGCGCTCGCGTGCTCTTGCGCGCCAGAGATGCCCGTGCGAACAATGCACCTCCCGAAAACTCAGCAAACCGACGCTCGGTTCCGTCGTGAGTTAGCGCTGTTCATCAGTTCACACTTTAACACGAGGGTGTACGCACATAGCTATCAAGATTAATTTTTTATTAAATCCGTTTTAGTTATCAATCGTAACGCCAACGCAACCAACACCGAAGCTTAGAACCTCTAGCAGAAAGATGGTATCTGCAACGAGAACCCCCTCTCCACCGAGAATAGAGCGATTCGAACCATAAGAGCAATCACTCAGTATCCTATTTATCAAACCACCACTAAGCTGTGTCAGCCCAGTAGTGGAAAGTGTTGGACTTAAATGAATTTGCGCCGACAATCTTTCGGACTGAGAATGCTCGACTGGTTTACAAAAATTCACAGTTTGGCTAGTGCATCGCCACAATCAAATACACGTCGGCAAAATCAAAACTATTGCGATTGCCTTAAAAGCGATCGCGTGAGTTTATGGCTGATTGCGATGCGGGAAAATGGTCGATATTAAGCTTTCAACATAACTGCGGCCGTAGATAGTAACGTCGATATGGCCGTTACGCGTAGCCGACCCATTGCCCTCCGCCCGGGCATTGGTAGCTGATGATTTAGTGTCTGTTGCTTTGTCGGCGTCGCTCGCCTCTGCATCGTTGGAGTCGGTGGCAGCGGCCGGCGGCGATGGCGGCGGCTCCTCTGCTCTAGCTGCGGGAGCGTCCTCGGCTTCGTCCGCAGCAGCTGGCGGCTGCGCCGGGTTACTGTTGGGAAGCGTGGGGTCGCCGAAGATCTGTCCGGCGGCGATCGCAACTGTTGCCGCAACGTCAGTTTGGTAAATCGTTGCGGCCGTTCCGATGCAAGCGTATTTACCGATCGTCCCCCACCCAAACACCAACACCCCTGCGCCTAACATGGCGCCGGTCTCGATTGCGATCGTGCCGCCGCAGGCACTCAACACCGCTCCTGCTCCGATGCACGCACCATCGCCAATGACAATTCGACTGCCGGGGGCGGCTTGGAGCACGGCCCCTGGCGAAATCGTGGCGCGATCGCTCACCGTAACGTCACCGCAAATACAAGCGTCGCGACGAATGACCGTTGGCAGGGAGGGCAAGAGCATGGCGGTGTAAGTGCCTCGCGTGCGGCGAGCGTAGAGGTCCGTCGCAGCTGCAAATGCAGTTTACGGACGCTGGATTGTGGTTTCGAGTACGCGCCGTTTGGCTTTCGGATCGATGCCCAACAAGCGAACGTATTCGCCCTGGTGCTCGTCCAAACAAGCTTCTAGAGCGGCAACTACATCGCGCTCGCGTTCGGACTGAATCGGCGAGCAGCTTTGCCAAGAGTTGACGCGAAAGCGGCGCTTGTCGGCATGTTCCGTGCCGATTTGGTACCCCTGAGCCAAGAGCGACCGCACTTGTTCCAGCGTTTCGCGGCCCAGCCGCGTGCTGTCGATCGCGCGGCTGTAGCCATTGCCATTGCTCAGTCCATTGCCATGGCCGTTGCCGTTGCTGCTCCCGAAGCTGTTGAAAGAGTTAGCGGAGCCTCCATTGAATGAACCCGCAGAGGTGGAGACTTTGCCGTTCGGTCGTTGCACGACCAATTGACCGACACGGCGCTTAACGTTGGCGTCAATAGCGATCGCGCGAACGTACTCGCCGGGGTGAGCCTGCACGCGCGCGGCGAGCTCCGACACTACCTGTTGCAAGCTTGCTGACGTGAGTGGCGGCTCGCTCTGCCAGGAATTAACTCGGAAGCGACGCGGATCGGCATACTCCGTAGCAATCCGGCAACCTTGAGCTACCGGCGCGCGCAACCACTCCACAATGGCGGTATCGAGAGCGGCTTCGCGGAACGCACCATTGCTCGGGATACTTTGACGGCCGTTAACTGCCGACCCACCACCGCGGGCAACGGTCGCTGCGGCTCCCGGCTTGTGAATCAAGACTTCGGCAACGCGGCGCTTGGCTCGCGGATCGACGCCCAGCAAGCGCACGTAATCGCCAGCGTGCTCGGCAATACCGGTTTGAAGCTCGGCCATGACGCGGTCGATGGTCTGGGACTGAATCGGCGTGCCGCTCTGCCACGAATTGCGGCGGAAGCGGCGGTCGTCGGCGTACTCGTACCCGACGCGGCAGCCGCTTGCTAGCAGCGAACGGACCTGTCCGACCAAATCGTCTCCGAAGCCAGCACTTCTCGCACCGTTTCCGTTACCGACAGCTCCATTTGTCGCGCGGGCAGCAATTTTTGTCGCACCGCGCACTGGTGCGGGTTTGCCATTGGGGTATTGCACCGTCATCTCTAGCACGCGCCGCTTGGCTGCCGGATCGATGCCGATCGCGCGAACGTACTCGCCAGCGTGCTCGGCAAGATATCCCTCTAGCGTCGCGATTGCCTCGGACTCGCGCTGGCTGAGGATCGGCGGGCAACTTTGCCAAGAGTTGACGCGGAAGCGCCGCTGGTCGGCGTATTCCGCTCCGATGCGATAGCCTTGTGCGAGCAGGGACCGAATCTGTGCGATCGCCTCGTCGCTCAATAGCGCACTGCCACCGTAGCGGCCGTTTCCGTTTCCGTTGTTGCTGCTCATCTCCGGTACCTCCGAATCGCGAACATTGCGAATACAAGCTTCGTCGCTCGCGCACCGATAGCCCGCGCGCAGCGCTTCATTGACTTCAACCACGTGACGGGCAAACTTCTCGTCGCCGGGACGTACGTCCGG
This genomic interval from Rubidibacter lacunae KORDI 51-2 contains the following:
- the ribH gene encoding 6,7-dimethyl-8-ribityllumazine synthase encodes the protein MAVFEGSFADAGSARFAIAIGRFNDLVTGKLLAGCQDCLKRHGVDVSPDSTQVDYAWVPGSFELPIVARQLALSGRYDAIICLGAIIRGQTPHFDYVANEVAKGIAAIAFQTGVPTIFGVLTADTMQQALERAGIKSNHGWGYAMNALEMASLMRQIEPRTPAFFEEGSTRVLPRSAEDELPATSDPSVQRYDG
- the psbZ gene encoding photosystem II reaction center protein PsbZ, producing MSILFQVSLAALVLLSFLMVVGVPVAYASPQSWSASKPLLFVGSGLWVVLVILVGLLNFFVV
- a CDS encoding serine/threonine phosphatase, producing MLICPQCQFENALNAEICQSCGTSLTHAPCPDCGADVARRDLICSNCGAQTGTTLLAILTPLTPRFEDALGPSTLPMRSLKFAGTFASGASYLDTKQRYRLLGTPPAEVGPARARVLDEQPLQRTGLDILGSQCLGNSREVFQTHVAPYLQLAKHLMPSIPAIREAWQSGDRVAVLVNDRSDWSMLSEIWVRDRPPLMELLWWLAAMGKLWQPLGEVGCQQSLLVAENLRLDEDRVLCLCQLYPDPPRTRLSLQDLGRLWQGFHARCNRLEKPLLAQLCDDLAGGAIATVEQLQQSLQSLAMQAGNVSAGDARVPFASDDGWDGSDVKTAALTGSEDVPTVALPLQVLALSDAGCTDIGRRREHNEDFFGMESLWERHETPLQGSARARGLYIVCDGMGGHAAGEVASRMAVESLLEYFHDRWHDRLPDEDTVCEGILTANEKIFAINQAQSSSGLARMGTTLVLALVQDTQVAIAHVGDSRIYRVTRKHGLEQLSVDHEVGQRDIRRGVDPELAYNRPDAFQLTQALGPRESNSISPEIQTLDVTEDTLLLLCSDGLSDRNLLELHADDYLVPLLGSKADIRQGLQALVDFANEYNGHDNITAILVRLKVRPQVHS
- a CDS encoding BMC domain-containing protein; this encodes MVSTRSFPAIVGTADMMLKSADVTLVGYEKIGSGYCTAIVRGRTADVRLAVEEGAKTAAQFGQLVQKIVMARPMPNLEAIFPIGTRLAELAQQERGYSRLSNRAIGLLETRGFPAMVGAADAMLKSADVQLAAYETIGDGLCTAIVRGTVANVAVAVDAGMAEAERIGELNAVMVIPRLLEDLERMLPIASCWLDRPEPLPALIPRDVTERPALNLPEYETVPLPLKQEEEQQQTFEQLD
- the ccmS gene encoding beta-carboxysome assembly chaperone CcmS; this translates as MFAQNDSQQRPPDWRSHLDRFAQIRARELAALCWGLQQEWGDRPVTIGIDLRPQPHFVSCTREALETLNRNANGMLRELLGIVDGHKPEKEVLLIAIGEGQIKLVNYEPDLAPPDCFAQVDCDLDTLLTELERELQVQLQN
- a CDS encoding ribulose bisphosphate carboxylase small subunit, whose amino-acid sequence is MKTLPKERRYETLSYLPPLTDQQIAKQIQFMLEKGFIPAVEFEEEPTPYNHHWTLWKLPLFDATSAQEVVNEVRECRSENPNSYIRVIGFDNIRQCQMVSFIVYKPDAIRY
- a CDS encoding chaperonin family protein RbcX — encoded protein: MDLDRIVRETAKTLQDYLTYQAVRQIIAQLSETNPPQAIWLRQFSDGSGKFQDSEAYLQSLIVERKDLVLRILTVREHIAERLGDGLMDLVRTRLRESNRVTRCQLLERLTQVQSDSAEPLSEVPPPDAPSAEKPAPEPPTDAARSDDDPPASDGEAAT
- a CDS encoding form I ribulose bisphosphate carboxylase large subunit, with the translated sequence MVQAKSKGFQAGVKDYALTYYTPDYTPKETDILAAFRVTPQPGVPPEEAGAAVAAESSTGTWTTVWTDGLTDLDRYKGRCYDIESVPGEDNQYFMFVAYPLDLFEEGSVTNMLTSIVGNVFGFKALKALRLEDLRIPVAYMKTFQGPPHGITVERDLLNKYGRPLLGCTIKPKLGLSAKNYGRAVYECLRGGLDFTKDDENINSQPFMRWRDRFLFVAEAVKKAEAETGEVKGHYLNVTAPTCEEMMKRAEFVKECEMPILMHDYLTGGFTANTTLARWCRDNGVLMHIHRAMHAVIDRQKNHGMHFRVLAKCLRMSGGDHLHTGTVVGKLEGDRAITMGFVDLIREDHIEEDRERGIFFTQDWASMAGVMPVASGGIHIWHMPALVDIFGDDSCLQFGGGTLGHPWGNAPGATANRVALEACIQARNEGRNLAREGNDVIREAARWSPELKVACELWKEIKFEYETVDTL
- a CDS encoding LbetaH domain-containing protein translates to MLLPSLPTVIRRDACICGDVTVSDRATISPGAVLQAAPGSRIVIGDGACIGAGAVLSACGGTIAIETGAMLGAGVLVFGWGTIGKYACIGTAATIYQTDVAATVAIAAGQIFGDPTLPNSNPAQPPAAADEAEDAPAARAEEPPPSPPAAATDSNDAEASDADKATDTKSSATNARAEGNGSATRNGHIDVTIYGRSYVESLISTIFPHRNQP
- a CDS encoding ribulose bisphosphate carboxylase small subunit, whose translation is MQWEIEKTMKAYSQPAPPTPWSHDLAKPEVDESAFVHSFSNLIGDVRVGAGVLVAPGTSIRADEGSPFAIGSGTNIQDGVVVHGLEQGRVVGDDGNSYSVWIGRDACITHMALIHGPAYVGDKCFIGFRSTVFNARVGAGCIVMMHALIQDVEIPPGKYVPSGAVITTQQQADRLPDVRPGDEKFARHVVEVNEALRAGYRCASDEACIRNVRDSEVPEMSSNNGNGNGRYGGSALLSDEAIAQIRSLLAQGYRIGAEYADQRRFRVNSWQSCPPILSQRESEAIATLEGYLAEHAGEYVRAIGIDPAAKRRVLEMTVQYPNGKPAPVRGATKIAARATNGAVGNGNGARSAGFGDDLVGQVRSLLASGCRVGYEYADDRRFRRNSWQSGTPIQSQTIDRVMAELQTGIAEHAGDYVRLLGVDPRAKRRVAEVLIHKPGAAATVARGGGSAVNGRQSIPSNGAFREAALDTAIVEWLRAPVAQGCRIATEYADPRRFRVNSWQSEPPLTSASLQQVVSELAARVQAHPGEYVRAIAIDANVKRRVGQLVVQRPNGKVSTSAGSFNGGSANSFNSFGSSNGNGHGNGLSNGNGYSRAIDSTRLGRETLEQVRSLLAQGYQIGTEHADKRRFRVNSWQSCSPIQSERERDVVAALEACLDEHQGEYVRLLGIDPKAKRRVLETTIQRP